The Kosakonia sacchari SP1 genome includes a window with the following:
- a CDS encoding GNAT family N-acetyltransferase, which produces MPELNHYGQTVGDMLPHWHGVQPLPRSVLHGQYCRLEPLDARVHTHDLLHAYSQAENEADWTWLASERPQTLDNMAQWVVGKMVDTTVAPFAVVECASGEALGVVAWLAINAQNGSVEIGHVTWSPRMKNSVLGTEAIWLMLRHAFACNYRRVEWKCDVLNVASRRAAERLGFSWEGRFRQHMVRKGRNRDTDYLSMLDIEWPQRDAAISAWLAASNFDGQGRQKQKLSAFFAPLSP; this is translated from the coding sequence GTGCCGGAATTGAATCATTATGGTCAAACCGTCGGTGACATGTTGCCGCACTGGCACGGCGTCCAGCCGTTGCCGCGCAGTGTGCTGCACGGACAATATTGTCGGCTGGAACCGCTTGACGCCAGAGTACACACGCACGATCTTCTGCACGCTTACTCTCAAGCGGAAAACGAGGCCGACTGGACATGGCTGGCAAGTGAACGCCCACAAACGCTGGACAACATGGCGCAGTGGGTAGTGGGTAAAATGGTCGACACCACCGTCGCGCCTTTCGCCGTGGTGGAGTGTGCCAGCGGTGAGGCGCTCGGCGTTGTCGCCTGGCTTGCCATCAACGCACAGAATGGTTCGGTAGAAATCGGCCACGTCACCTGGTCACCGCGTATGAAAAACAGCGTGCTGGGAACGGAAGCTATCTGGTTAATGCTGCGCCACGCGTTTGCCTGTAACTACCGCCGCGTGGAGTGGAAATGTGATGTGCTCAACGTCGCTTCCCGCCGTGCCGCCGAACGTCTCGGCTTTAGCTGGGAAGGGCGTTTCCGCCAGCACATGGTGCGCAAAGGACGCAACCGCGATACTGACTATTTATCGATGCTGGATATCGAATGGCCGCAGCGAGACGCGGCGATTTCCGCCTGGCTGGCGGCCAGTAATTTTGACGGGCAGGGCAGGCAAAAACAAAAACTCAGCGCCTTCTTTGCTCCCTTATCACCTTAA
- a CDS encoding FMN-dependent NADH-azoreductase, which translates to MKILHIDSSISGDYSVTRALSADVMREIKAHYPQAEITYRDVVRDEISHLTADIAAGFRLVAGSQTARDRHPEHQISQQLVDEFLSHDLIVIAAPMYNFSVSSQLKAWLDRLAQPGKTFQYTATGPVGLAEEKQILIISARGGFYLQPPFDGMDFQEKYLRAFFGFLGIDALHIIRAEGTSKGDDIKHQQITAARSAISNIIAALPLN; encoded by the coding sequence ATGAAGATTCTGCATATTGATTCCAGTATTTCGGGTGACTATTCCGTCACGCGTGCACTTTCCGCTGATGTTATGCGGGAAATAAAAGCCCATTATCCGCAAGCAGAAATAACCTATCGCGATGTGGTTCGCGACGAAATAAGCCATTTAACTGCAGATATCGCCGCCGGATTCCGCCTTGTTGCCGGTAGCCAAACGGCACGTGACAGGCACCCGGAGCACCAGATTTCACAGCAACTGGTCGATGAGTTCCTGTCCCATGACCTGATTGTTATCGCGGCACCCATGTATAACTTCTCTGTTTCCAGCCAGTTAAAAGCCTGGCTGGACAGGCTTGCGCAACCGGGAAAAACCTTTCAGTACACCGCCACCGGGCCGGTCGGGCTGGCGGAGGAAAAACAGATATTGATTATTTCGGCGCGCGGTGGCTTTTATTTACAGCCACCTTTTGATGGCATGGATTTTCAGGAAAAATATCTGCGTGCGTTTTTTGGTTTCCTGGGTATTGACGCTCTTCATATTATCCGCGCGGAAGGTACCTCGAAAGGGGATGACATTAAGCATCAGCAAATTACCGCCGCGCGATCGGCTATCAGTAATATTATTGCCGCACTACCATTAAATTAA
- a CDS encoding winged helix-turn-helix domain-containing protein codes for MEKLTVYGYRLGNEYQVEFVPYKQSLTTCAIRGNCTYLRNTMNNLLTYLLAHAVGNIVADKTLQIQVWENNGLSCSSQRLWQVMNNLKRKLAVFGLPDDFILRVAGKGYLIPPEKVLTLYCRETFFQQHLAVDYPIL; via the coding sequence ATGGAAAAGTTAACGGTATATGGATATCGCCTCGGTAACGAATATCAAGTGGAATTCGTGCCTTATAAGCAAAGTCTGACAACCTGCGCGATCCGCGGCAACTGCACCTATTTACGTAACACCATGAACAACCTGCTGACCTATCTGCTGGCACACGCCGTGGGGAATATTGTGGCCGACAAAACGCTGCAGATTCAGGTATGGGAAAATAACGGATTGAGTTGTTCAAGCCAGCGGCTGTGGCAAGTGATGAACAACCTGAAACGTAAACTGGCGGTATTCGGTTTGCCCGATGATTTTATTCTGCGCGTAGCCGGGAAAGGGTATCTTATTCCGCCGGAAAAGGTGCTGACGCTTTATTGCCGGGAAACGTTTTTTCAGCAACACCTCGCGGTTGATTATCCCATTCTGTAA
- a CDS encoding LysR family transcriptional regulator yields the protein MLKDNFNDLFYLIVVARERSFTRAAAKLGVSQSALSHAIRGLEERLQIRLLTRTTRSVAPTDAGEALINSIGPRFKEIEEELIALTDMRDRVAGNIRITLGEHALHSTVWPAIKPFLDAYPDVKVELTIDNTLTDIVSERYDAGIRLGEQVARDMVAVRIGPDWRMVVVGAPGYFSRHGKPQTPHDLQQHNCINMRLPTLGGLYAWEFSKDGQPMRVRVEGQLTFNNLASRIEAATSGMGLALVPEDCVTQAVSEGKLETVLDDWCEPFPGYYLYYPSRKQHTAAFSLLIDALRYA from the coding sequence ATGCTGAAAGATAATTTTAACGATCTGTTCTATTTAATTGTGGTGGCCCGCGAACGCAGCTTTACTCGCGCGGCAGCAAAATTAGGCGTCTCGCAATCGGCACTCAGCCATGCTATTCGCGGGCTGGAAGAGCGCCTGCAAATTCGTCTGCTTACCCGTACTACGCGCAGCGTCGCCCCCACCGATGCAGGCGAGGCATTAATAAATAGTATTGGCCCGCGCTTTAAAGAGATTGAGGAAGAACTGATTGCCTTAACCGATATGCGCGATCGCGTCGCCGGCAATATTCGTATCACGCTTGGCGAGCACGCATTGCATTCGACGGTGTGGCCAGCCATTAAGCCTTTTTTAGACGCTTACCCTGACGTGAAAGTGGAATTAACCATCGATAACACCCTGACGGATATTGTCAGTGAGCGTTACGATGCCGGCATTCGCCTTGGTGAACAGGTTGCCAGAGATATGGTCGCGGTGCGTATCGGTCCGGACTGGCGCATGGTGGTGGTGGGTGCGCCAGGATATTTTTCCCGTCATGGTAAACCGCAAACACCGCATGATTTACAGCAGCACAACTGTATTAATATGCGCCTGCCGACGCTCGGCGGGCTGTATGCCTGGGAGTTTTCCAAAGACGGTCAGCCAATGCGTGTGCGCGTGGAAGGGCAATTAACCTTTAATAATCTGGCTTCCAGAATCGAAGCGGCAACAAGCGGTATGGGGCTGGCGCTGGTACCGGAAGATTGCGTGACGCAGGCTGTTAGCGAAGGCAAACTTGAAACGGTGCTCGACGACTGGTGTGAACCGTTCCCCGGCTATTACCTCTATTATCCCAGCCGCAAACAGCACACTGCCGCGTTTAGCTTATTGATTGACGCGCTGCGTTACGCTTAA
- a CDS encoding alpha/beta fold hydrolase — translation MRNAFRKGKRFITGASCAAMLSVMSAQAVAQPIKNIVLVHGAFADGSSWAAVTERLQNMGYHVSAVQNPLTSLDDDVAATERVLARQHCDVLLVGHSWGGAVISQAGNNSHVRGLVYLSALAPATGESVTDLLARLNAPMSGLTPDAQGLVWLDDASQFQQVMANDISTRNVQALAAVSQPIALTAFQGKITHAAWENKPSWYLLTENDHALLPVVQEKIARQIHATVYSVNSSHLSMVSQPDAVAKFIDTAAKSFK, via the coding sequence ATGCGCAACGCTTTTCGCAAAGGAAAACGGTTTATCACGGGGGCCTCATGTGCGGCCATGTTGAGCGTGATGTCGGCGCAGGCTGTCGCACAGCCGATTAAAAATATTGTGCTGGTTCACGGTGCGTTTGCGGACGGTTCCAGTTGGGCCGCCGTGACCGAGCGTTTACAAAACATGGGCTACCACGTTTCGGCGGTGCAAAACCCGCTGACCTCGCTGGATGATGATGTTGCCGCCACCGAACGTGTGCTGGCGCGCCAGCATTGCGATGTGCTGCTGGTTGGTCATTCATGGGGCGGGGCCGTTATCAGCCAGGCCGGTAACAACAGCCATGTGCGGGGGCTGGTCTACCTTTCAGCGCTGGCACCGGCAACGGGGGAATCCGTGACGGATTTACTGGCACGGCTTAACGCGCCAATGAGTGGGTTAACGCCGGATGCGCAAGGGCTGGTGTGGTTAGATGATGCCAGCCAGTTTCAACAGGTGATGGCGAACGATATCTCAACCCGCAATGTCCAGGCGCTGGCTGCGGTTTCACAACCGATCGCGCTCACGGCATTTCAGGGAAAAATCACCCATGCCGCCTGGGAAAATAAACCGAGTTGGTATTTGCTGACCGAAAATGATCATGCTTTGTTACCTGTCGTTCAGGAGAAAATAGCCAGACAGATCCACGCCACTGTATATAGCGTTAACAGTTCACATTTATCTATGGTTTCGCAACCCGATGCCGTAGCGAAATTTATCGATACTGCCGCTAAGTCCTTTAAATAA
- a CDS encoding GlxA family transcriptional regulator gives MQIAIVATAGSMMSAITGLADMFWITNQLLPTSNEASRFRIAVVSPDGKPVADAQGRTIAVDGAFASISAPDVILACGMALGGNKLPATTCPEAVTWLRQQHQRGAKIGGACAGGYLLGDAGLLDGRECATTWWLYPTFRARYPRAKMVWGKALIEERNVITTGGPLSWVDLALHIIRQHAGDEVARMAADMTVADSQPLSQQIYAPRGFLNTIDPLLLRAEQLIRYENPAITVEELASALNLSPRTLHRKLADLTRESPKHFITRVRIESACLLLENPSANIRHVAAACGYTEDTAFRKAFNQLINMTPAQYKLWAAARNTRHGH, from the coding sequence ATGCAGATAGCGATAGTCGCCACCGCAGGCAGCATGATGTCTGCAATTACCGGGCTTGCGGATATGTTCTGGATAACCAACCAGCTTCTTCCCACCAGCAACGAGGCCAGCCGATTCAGGATCGCCGTTGTCAGCCCTGACGGGAAACCGGTCGCGGACGCGCAAGGTCGGACGATTGCGGTGGATGGTGCATTTGCCAGCATCAGCGCGCCCGATGTGATTCTAGCCTGTGGCATGGCGCTCGGAGGCAATAAACTGCCTGCAACGACCTGCCCGGAAGCCGTCACATGGCTTCGTCAACAGCATCAGCGCGGCGCAAAAATTGGCGGCGCCTGTGCCGGGGGGTATCTGCTGGGTGATGCCGGATTGCTGGATGGCAGAGAGTGCGCCACCACGTGGTGGCTGTATCCCACGTTTCGCGCCCGCTATCCGCGCGCCAAAATGGTGTGGGGAAAAGCATTAATCGAAGAGCGCAACGTGATAACCACCGGTGGACCGCTGTCGTGGGTGGATTTGGCGCTACACATTATTCGCCAGCATGCCGGGGACGAGGTGGCAAGAATGGCAGCGGATATGACCGTTGCCGACAGCCAGCCACTCTCCCAGCAAATCTATGCACCGCGTGGTTTTTTAAACACCATTGATCCGCTGTTACTGCGCGCCGAACAGCTTATCCGCTATGAAAACCCGGCCATCACCGTCGAAGAACTCGCCAGCGCGTTGAACCTCAGCCCGCGCACCTTGCACCGAAAACTGGCCGATTTAACCCGCGAAAGCCCCAAACATTTTATTACGCGCGTGCGCATTGAATCGGCCTGTCTGCTGCTTGAAAACCCCTCAGCCAATATCAGGCACGTCGCCGCCGCGTGTGGCTATACGGAAGATACGGCGTTTCGCAAAGCCTTTAACCAACTCATCAACATGACGCCAGCGCAGTACAAGCTCTGGGCCGCCGCACGAAACACCAGGCACGGGCATTAA
- a CDS encoding EAL and HDOD domain-containing protein, with protein sequence MFSFVARQAIFDANMNTVGYELLFRDSMTNRFPDVTPEYATAQIIVEQFLGAPLGRLKEYSAIFVNFPYELLVQGMAETLPKDRVIVEILETAKPTPQLLNTVKKLSAQGFRIALDDFALGDTWNAFLPYISIIKFDVRENTPDEISGYINDKTHLLNDTIFLAEKVETQEEYECFRNMGCTLFQGHFFSKPVIHSANKLFQNQEITLKLMKEVNADSPDFGRIEALLKQDLALSFKIMRYAQNIVFNARGIKNFRSQSLKDVIFYLGTNELRRFVLVSCLTSVNKVKTDDIYYQSLIRAKFCELASAHSISRHSADDAFIVGLFSQLDSIFEMPMADLLSQIDISASVMMALKEQKGPLYPYLQLIELYENHNWEEVSALGHRLGFNRSMVAELIKAATKWTNAIPSNVS encoded by the coding sequence ATGTTCTCTTTTGTCGCCCGGCAGGCGATTTTTGATGCAAATATGAACACAGTCGGTTACGAGTTGTTGTTCAGAGACAGTATGACGAACCGGTTTCCCGACGTTACGCCGGAGTACGCCACTGCCCAAATTATTGTCGAACAGTTTCTCGGCGCGCCGCTGGGCCGCCTGAAAGAGTACAGCGCGATCTTTGTTAACTTCCCCTATGAACTGCTGGTGCAGGGGATGGCGGAAACATTGCCGAAAGACCGCGTGATTGTGGAAATCCTCGAAACCGCCAAACCCACGCCTCAGTTGCTCAACACGGTAAAAAAACTCTCTGCGCAAGGTTTTCGCATCGCACTGGATGACTTCGCGTTAGGCGACACCTGGAACGCGTTTTTACCTTATATCAGCATCATCAAATTCGACGTGCGGGAAAATACGCCCGACGAGATAAGCGGCTATATCAATGACAAGACCCATTTGCTGAATGACACGATATTTCTTGCCGAAAAGGTGGAAACCCAGGAAGAGTACGAGTGTTTTCGCAATATGGGCTGCACGCTGTTTCAGGGGCATTTTTTCAGCAAGCCGGTGATCCACTCAGCCAATAAACTGTTTCAGAATCAGGAAATCACCTTAAAACTGATGAAAGAGGTGAATGCCGACTCACCGGATTTTGGCCGAATCGAAGCTCTGCTGAAACAGGATCTGGCGCTGTCGTTTAAGATCATGCGCTATGCACAAAATATTGTGTTCAACGCGCGCGGGATTAAAAACTTCCGCAGCCAGTCGTTAAAGGACGTCATTTTTTACCTTGGCACCAACGAGTTACGCCGCTTTGTGCTGGTTTCCTGCCTGACCTCGGTCAACAAAGTAAAGACTGATGACATTTACTACCAGAGCCTGATCCGCGCCAAATTTTGCGAGCTGGCCTCGGCGCACTCCATCAGCCGTCACTCCGCCGATGACGCGTTTATCGTCGGTCTGTTTTCTCAGCTCGACAGCATTTTTGAAATGCCGATGGCCGATTTATTAAGCCAGATTGATATCTCCGCCAGTGTAATGATGGCGCTAAAAGAGCAAAAAGGGCCGCTCTACCCTTATCTGCAACTGATTGAACTGTACGAAAATCACAACTGGGAAGAGGTCAGCGCGCTCGGCCATCGGCTGGGTTTTAACCGCAGCATGGTGGCGGAATTGATTAAAGCCGCCACCAAATGGACCAACGCTATCCCGTCAAATGTCAGCTGA
- a CDS encoding aspartate aminotransferase family protein produces MKLALHNEMAITNDDVRQLDRSYVFHSWSMQGNLNPMVIAGAQGCELWDYDGNRYLDFSSQLVNVNIGYQHPRVLAAMKAQLETLVTIAPATANLARGEAAKRIVELAPEGFSKVFFTNAGADANENAIRMARLYTGRDKIFSAYRSYHGNTGSAIAATGDWRRVPNEYSRGHVHFFNPYLYRSEFNASSEAEECERALAHLRRMIECEGPSSIAAILLESIPGTAGILVPPAGYMQGVRALADEFGIVLILDEVMAGFGRTGSWFAFEQDGIVPDLVTFAKGVNAGYVPAGGVLISAPIAHYFDDHFFAGGLTYSGHPLAMAAIVATLDAMKEENVVQNAAEVGNGVLRPALEALAAKHPLIGEVRGRGMFQALELVSNRKTKTPLAATEMAAIKTALTGAGLLTFVVENRIHVVPPCIMSAKEVQQGMAIFDQVLAQFGHFGQ; encoded by the coding sequence ATGAAACTGGCACTTCACAACGAGATGGCGATAACGAACGACGACGTGCGTCAACTGGACCGGTCATATGTGTTTCATTCATGGTCGATGCAGGGCAACCTCAACCCGATGGTGATTGCCGGGGCGCAAGGCTGCGAGCTGTGGGATTACGATGGTAACCGCTACCTCGATTTCAGCAGCCAGTTAGTGAACGTTAATATTGGTTATCAACACCCGCGCGTGCTGGCGGCGATGAAAGCGCAGCTGGAAACGCTGGTCACCATTGCGCCGGCCACCGCCAACCTGGCGCGTGGCGAAGCGGCAAAACGCATTGTGGAACTCGCGCCGGAAGGCTTCAGTAAAGTCTTTTTCACCAACGCCGGGGCTGATGCCAACGAAAACGCCATCCGTATGGCACGGCTGTACACCGGGCGCGACAAAATTTTCTCTGCTTATCGCTCTTATCACGGCAACACCGGCAGCGCCATTGCGGCAACCGGCGACTGGCGGCGTGTGCCAAATGAATATTCGCGCGGGCATGTTCACTTCTTTAACCCGTACCTGTATCGCAGCGAATTTAATGCCAGCAGCGAAGCCGAAGAGTGCGAGCGCGCGCTGGCGCACCTGCGCCGCATGATTGAGTGTGAAGGGCCGTCGTCGATTGCGGCGATCCTGCTGGAGTCCATTCCTGGCACAGCCGGTATTCTGGTGCCGCCCGCCGGGTATATGCAAGGCGTGCGCGCGCTGGCAGATGAGTTCGGCATTGTGCTGATCCTCGATGAAGTGATGGCTGGTTTTGGCCGTACCGGTAGCTGGTTCGCTTTCGAACAAGATGGCATCGTGCCGGATCTGGTCACCTTCGCCAAAGGGGTGAATGCAGGTTATGTGCCGGCGGGCGGCGTGCTGATTTCCGCGCCTATCGCTCACTATTTTGACGATCACTTCTTCGCCGGTGGGCTGACGTACTCCGGGCATCCGCTGGCGATGGCGGCGATTGTCGCCACGCTTGATGCGATGAAAGAGGAGAACGTGGTGCAGAATGCGGCAGAAGTCGGCAACGGCGTTCTGCGCCCTGCGCTGGAGGCACTGGCAGCAAAACATCCACTGATTGGCGAAGTGCGTGGCCGCGGCATGTTCCAGGCGCTGGAACTGGTGAGCAACCGCAAAACCAAAACGCCTTTAGCCGCGACAGAGATGGCAGCGATTAAGACGGCGCTCACCGGAGCCGGACTGTTAACTTTTGTTGTCGAAAACCGCATTCATGTGGTGCCGCCTTGCATTATGAGCGCGAAAGAAGTCCAGCAAGGAATGGCCATTTTTGACCAGGTTTTGGCTCAATTTGGCCATTTTGGTCAGTAA
- a CDS encoding helix-turn-helix domain-containing protein has protein sequence MGMQHAVILEIQQWIDDNLERPLRIEDVATRAGYSKWHLQRLFQQVIQIPLGIYIREKKLESAAHELLATEQSIMAISTKYGYDSQQTFTRTFTRKYQMPPGVWRRQHQSLGKWA, from the coding sequence ATGGGTATGCAACACGCGGTAATTCTTGAGATCCAGCAATGGATTGACGATAACCTTGAAAGGCCGCTGCGGATCGAGGATGTCGCCACGCGGGCGGGGTATTCGAAATGGCATCTTCAGCGTCTGTTCCAGCAAGTAATCCAGATACCACTCGGGATCTATATCCGCGAGAAGAAGCTGGAAAGCGCCGCGCATGAACTGCTGGCGACTGAGCAGTCGATTATGGCTATCTCCACCAAATACGGTTATGACTCGCAGCAGACCTTTACACGCACCTTTACGCGCAAATACCAGATGCCGCCTGGCGTCTGGCGACGTCAGCATCAGAGCCTGGGAAAGTGGGCGTGA
- the ompC gene encoding porin OmpC, with the protein MKISQLSLFVSAAVLCSSVQAAEIYNKDGNKLDLYGLVSAEHYFSDNSGWDGDQTYMRLGFRGETQINDQLTGYGQWQMHIDANKSEGDTNTPRTRYGFAGLKFANYGSVDYGRNKGVLYDSLGYTDMQPEFDGMTYGSDQFMFSRGSGMLTYRNTDFFGLVDGLNFSLQYQGKNDGGGESGAGRNVLRQNGDGYGLSVEYNIGAGVSVVGAMTSAKRTEEQNTATNILGDGDRAEAYSGAIKYDANNIYLAAMFTQAYNASRFGSASDTTTAYGYANESQIFEAYASYQFDFGLQPFVAYNALKGKNIGSNSAGDKYGDQDIEKYVDLGVTYYFNKNFNMFVDYKINLIDEDKFTTAAGINTDDVVAVGMVYQF; encoded by the coding sequence ATGAAAATCTCTCAACTGAGTCTTTTCGTCTCTGCTGCGGTACTGTGCTCGTCAGTACAGGCGGCAGAAATATATAATAAAGACGGTAATAAGTTAGACTTATATGGTTTGGTATCAGCAGAACATTATTTTTCTGATAACAGCGGCTGGGATGGCGACCAGACTTATATGCGTCTTGGCTTTCGCGGTGAAACACAAATTAATGATCAACTGACCGGCTACGGCCAGTGGCAGATGCATATTGACGCCAATAAATCGGAAGGTGATACCAATACACCACGCACGCGTTATGGCTTCGCTGGTTTAAAATTCGCCAATTACGGTTCTGTGGATTACGGTCGCAATAAAGGTGTTTTATATGACTCCCTCGGTTATACCGATATGCAGCCAGAATTCGATGGTATGACATACGGTTCTGATCAATTTATGTTTAGCCGTGGCAGCGGCATGCTGACCTACCGTAATACGGATTTCTTCGGTCTGGTTGACGGCCTGAATTTCTCCCTGCAATACCAGGGTAAAAATGATGGCGGCGGCGAATCAGGTGCCGGTCGAAATGTATTACGTCAAAACGGCGACGGTTATGGCTTATCCGTGGAATATAACATCGGCGCGGGCGTAAGCGTTGTCGGTGCCATGACCAGTGCCAAACGTACCGAAGAACAAAATACCGCTACCAATATTCTCGGTGATGGCGATCGCGCCGAAGCCTATTCTGGCGCGATTAAATATGACGCCAATAATATCTATCTGGCGGCGATGTTTACTCAGGCTTATAACGCTTCGCGTTTTGGCAGTGCTTCCGATACGACGACCGCCTACGGCTACGCCAACGAATCGCAGATTTTTGAAGCGTACGCCAGTTACCAGTTCGACTTTGGCTTGCAGCCATTCGTGGCGTATAACGCGCTTAAAGGTAAGAATATTGGCAGCAACAGCGCGGGCGATAAATACGGCGATCAGGACATCGAAAAATATGTCGATCTCGGTGTCACGTACTACTTCAACAAGAACTTCAACATGTTTGTTGATTATAAAATCAACCTGATTGATGAAGATAAATTCACCACCGCCGCTGGCATCAACACTGATGACGTGGTCGCTGTGGGTATGGTTTACCAGTTCTAA
- a CDS encoding SDR family NAD(P)-dependent oxidoreductase — MAAKNVVFITGATSGFGEAAAQVFADAGWALVLSGRRLTRLENLKERLHGKVPVHIIELDVRDNAAVKKAVAELPAEFADITTLINNAGLALAPQPAQKVELQDWQTMIDTNVTGLVNVTHALLPTLIAHGAGASIINIGSIAGQWPYPGSHVYGATKAFVKQFSYNLRCDLLGTGVRVTDLAPGIAETEFTLVRTKGDKAASDNLYRGTTPLSAQDIAGQMFYIATLPDHMNINRVEVMPVRQAWQPFAIDRD, encoded by the coding sequence ATGGCAGCGAAAAACGTGGTGTTCATTACCGGCGCGACATCCGGATTTGGCGAAGCGGCGGCACAGGTTTTTGCCGATGCCGGATGGGCGCTGGTATTGAGCGGGCGTCGGCTTACGCGTCTGGAAAATCTAAAAGAACGGCTGCATGGCAAGGTACCGGTACACATTATTGAACTGGATGTCCGCGATAACGCCGCAGTAAAAAAAGCGGTGGCCGAACTGCCTGCGGAATTCGCCGATATCACAACGCTTATCAATAATGCCGGGCTGGCACTCGCCCCGCAGCCCGCCCAGAAAGTGGAGTTGCAGGACTGGCAAACGATGATCGACACCAATGTCACCGGGCTGGTAAATGTGACACACGCGCTGCTGCCAACGCTGATTGCGCATGGTGCGGGGGCATCGATTATCAATATTGGCTCTATCGCCGGGCAGTGGCCCTACCCCGGCAGCCATGTGTATGGCGCGACCAAAGCTTTTGTGAAGCAATTTAGCTACAACCTGCGCTGCGATTTACTGGGAACGGGCGTGCGGGTAACCGATCTTGCGCCGGGAATTGCCGAAACGGAATTTACCCTGGTACGCACCAAAGGTGACAAGGCGGCATCTGATAATTTGTATCGCGGCACGACGCCGCTCAGCGCGCAGGATATTGCCGGGCAGATGTTCTACATCGCCACCCTGCCGGATCATATGAATATCAACCGTGTAGAAGTGATGCCGGTGCGCCAGGCCTGGCAGCCGTTTGCCATCGACCGGGATTAA
- a CDS encoding YciI family protein, translating into MLYAITLNYGSEPDILGAYVDAHKLWLGEMIKKGHVIFAGPLRNKPGGFILATASDSHILQNEIERDPFVRFGLVSVDIAVIEPAICSTHFLREWAGEAKAL; encoded by the coding sequence ATGTTATATGCGATTACGCTTAATTACGGTAGTGAACCCGATATTCTTGGCGCATATGTTGATGCGCATAAACTGTGGCTTGGGGAGATGATCAAAAAAGGTCATGTTATTTTCGCCGGGCCTCTGCGAAACAAACCGGGTGGATTTATCCTGGCGACGGCCAGCGACAGCCATATCCTGCAAAACGAAATAGAGCGCGATCCGTTTGTGAGATTTGGCCTGGTTAGCGTCGATATTGCGGTTATCGAGCCTGCTATTTGCTCCACGCATTTCCTGCGTGAATGGGCAGGAGAGGCAAAAGCGCTATAG